From Echinicola soli, a single genomic window includes:
- the gldF gene encoding gliding motility-associated ABC transporter permease subunit GldF: MISLVYKEFNAFFNHLTGYLIISIFLVALGLLVWVFPETSVLAYGFADLEALFVYTPYVFVFMVPAITMRMIAEEKKNGTWELLMTAPLKPHQIVLSKYIAAVMVVILAVLPTWLYYFSIYQLGAPVGNIDTAGFLGSFLGMLLIGAVFAAIGLFSSALTDNQITAFVIGAFLSFVLYFGFTALADMLSTSSLVLLVEDLSLGYHYESMSRGVIASGDVYYFLGWIISLIIVTTLLIRKR, from the coding sequence ATGATCAGTTTAGTTTATAAAGAATTCAATGCTTTTTTTAATCACCTCACAGGCTACTTGATTATTTCGATATTCTTAGTTGCTTTGGGGCTGTTGGTATGGGTGTTTCCTGAGACGAGTGTGTTAGCGTACGGCTTTGCTGACTTAGAGGCGTTGTTTGTGTATACACCGTATGTGTTTGTTTTTATGGTTCCTGCCATCACCATGAGGATGATAGCAGAGGAAAAGAAAAACGGCACGTGGGAATTGCTGATGACCGCTCCGCTAAAGCCCCATCAAATTGTACTTTCCAAATACATTGCTGCAGTGATGGTTGTCATATTGGCGGTGTTGCCCACTTGGTTGTATTATTTCAGTATTTACCAGTTAGGGGCACCAGTCGGGAATATCGATACTGCCGGATTTTTGGGGTCTTTTTTGGGGATGTTGTTGATAGGTGCTGTCTTTGCAGCGATAGGGCTCTTCAGTTCTGCATTGACAGATAATCAGATCACAGCATTTGTGATCGGTGCATTTTTGAGTTTTGTGCTTTATTTCGGTTTTACGGCACTGGCAGATATGCTTTCCACGAGTAGTTTGGTGCTGTTAGTGGAAGACCTTAGTCTGGGTTACCATTACGAAAGCATGAGTCGTGGGGTGATTGCCAGCGGTGATGTATATTATTTTTTGGGATGGATCATCTCTCTGATCATAGTTACCACCTTATTGATCAGAAAAAGATGA
- the gldA gene encoding gliding motility-associated ABC transporter ATP-binding subunit GldA, with the protein MALEVKELSKYYGQQKALDGVNFTAEKGQVLGFLGPNGAGKSTAMKIAAGYLLPDEGDVLVNGVSVIDHPHEASKMIGYLPEHNPLYLEMYVREFLSFVAGLYQLKGRKAASRIDGVIEACGLGGEQHKKIGALSKGYRQRVGLAKALVHDPEVIVLDEPTSGLDPNQLVDIRKLIMSISKEKTLILSTHVMQEVEALCEKVVIIHQGKVVAQDLLANLKSDEAETVLYLETQERLKEEWFAAMQGLDKLRVLGDGYFQLKAADVSVLRKEIMELVSEKSLSLLSLRQEQRNLESIFRQLTSTKE; encoded by the coding sequence ATGGCTTTGGAAGTAAAGGAGCTGAGCAAATATTATGGCCAACAAAAGGCCTTGGACGGAGTGAACTTTACTGCCGAGAAAGGTCAGGTGCTGGGGTTTTTGGGTCCAAATGGGGCAGGCAAGTCCACGGCCATGAAAATTGCTGCCGGCTACCTTCTTCCTGACGAAGGGGATGTTCTCGTAAATGGTGTTTCTGTCATTGACCATCCGCATGAGGCCAGCAAGATGATTGGTTACCTACCAGAGCACAATCCATTGTACTTGGAAATGTATGTGAGGGAGTTTTTGTCTTTTGTGGCAGGGCTTTACCAACTCAAAGGACGCAAGGCAGCCTCCCGTATTGACGGGGTGATAGAAGCCTGCGGGCTTGGTGGCGAACAGCATAAAAAGATAGGAGCACTATCAAAGGGTTACAGGCAACGTGTAGGTCTGGCAAAAGCCCTGGTCCATGATCCTGAAGTGATTGTCCTGGATGAACCTACCTCAGGTCTGGACCCAAACCAACTGGTGGATATCCGTAAGCTGATCATGTCGATCAGTAAGGAAAAGACCCTCATTCTCAGTACCCATGTGATGCAGGAAGTGGAAGCACTGTGCGAGAAAGTGGTCATCATCCATCAGGGAAAGGTGGTGGCACAAGACTTGTTGGCAAACTTGAAGTCAGATGAAGCAGAGACGGTGTTGTACCTGGAAACACAAGAAAGACTAAAAGAAGAGTGGTTTGCAGCGATGCAGGGACTTGATAAATTGCGCGTTTTGGGAGATGGTTATTTTCAGCTTAAGGCAGCTGATGTATCCGTCTTGAGAAAGGAGATCATGGAGCTGGTCAGTGAAAAGTCCCTGTCGCTGCTCAGTCTCCGTCAAGAGCAGCGAAACCTGGAATCCATATTTCGTCAGTTAACCAGCACCAAGGAATGA
- a CDS encoding SDR family oxidoreductase, whose translation MILEGKTAIVTGVSKGIGLEVARQLLDSGVTVAGWGRNSPPLEHERFYFFSCDVSDASAVDSAYHETVKVLGEDIRILINNAGFGKVGKIDEMDIEDWKGMFDVNVHGIFYVTRKVVPNMKKQDEGHILNVASIAGLNGVANMAGYCGTKHAVKGISHALYMELREYGIKVSTIYPGSVRTHFFDDIEGMDAHENMMRAEDVATTMVQTLQTHPNYFIADVECRPLRPKGKQ comes from the coding sequence ATGATATTAGAAGGGAAAACAGCAATTGTTACAGGGGTAAGCAAGGGGATAGGGCTAGAAGTGGCCCGCCAGCTATTGGATAGCGGGGTGACCGTGGCTGGTTGGGGAAGAAACAGTCCTCCATTGGAACATGAACGATTTTACTTCTTTTCGTGTGACGTGTCAGATGCTTCCGCAGTAGATAGCGCTTATCATGAAACGGTAAAGGTGCTAGGAGAAGATATCAGGATTTTGATAAACAATGCTGGATTTGGCAAGGTGGGAAAAATCGATGAAATGGATATAGAAGATTGGAAAGGGATGTTTGATGTGAATGTCCATGGAATCTTTTATGTAACCCGCAAGGTGGTGCCCAATATGAAAAAACAGGATGAAGGTCATATTCTCAACGTGGCTTCCATTGCAGGACTGAATGGCGTCGCCAACATGGCAGGATACTGCGGTACCAAACATGCCGTAAAAGGGATTTCACATGCCTTGTATATGGAATTGAGGGAATATGGCATTAAGGTGTCCACGATCTATCCGGGTTCTGTACGCACCCATTTTTTTGATGATATCGAAGGAATGGATGCCCATGAAAATATGATGAGGGCAGAGGATGTGGCCACGACCATGGTGCAGACATTACAGACACATCCCAATTATTTCATAGCAGATGTAGAATGCAGGCCGCTACGACCAAAAGGAAAGCAATGA
- a CDS encoding amidohydrolase codes for MIKKHLLPIFLFLGGTVYAQSTLHQEIDDQAESIEPKVIEWRRDIHENPELGNQETRTAQLIAAHLRSLGIDVEENIAVTGVVGLLKGGNPGPTVALRADMDALPVTERNELPFKSTKKTVYNGQEVGVMHACGHDTHVAILMGVAEVLSSMKDDLHGTVKFIFQPAEEGVFEEGVSSWGAKQMVEEGVMEGVDAVFGLHINSQTEVGNIKYRSGPAMAAVDNLKLTVNGRQAHGAYPWSSVDPIVTSSQIINALQTIISRNVNITENPAIVTIGSIHGGVRQNIIPEKVEMLGTIRTYGSSQQTLIHQRIHEIATKTGEAAGASVEVKIDKIYPATINDPDLTEKMVNTLKTVAGEEHVIYHDPITGAEDFSYFQREAPGLFIFLGGMPKGADPAEVAAHHTPDFFIDESGLLLGVRALSYLTVDYMGIK; via the coding sequence ATGATAAAAAAACACCTACTTCCCATATTCCTGTTCTTAGGAGGAACTGTCTATGCACAATCTACCCTTCATCAGGAAATCGATGACCAAGCCGAATCCATTGAACCCAAAGTAATCGAATGGCGGCGTGATATCCATGAAAACCCTGAACTGGGCAATCAAGAAACGAGAACCGCGCAGCTCATCGCCGCACATCTCCGGTCATTGGGAATCGATGTGGAAGAAAACATTGCCGTCACAGGAGTAGTGGGATTATTAAAAGGCGGCAATCCAGGGCCGACAGTGGCTCTCCGTGCAGACATGGACGCTCTTCCTGTCACAGAACGTAACGAACTCCCCTTTAAATCCACCAAAAAAACTGTTTACAATGGCCAAGAGGTCGGGGTCATGCATGCTTGTGGCCACGACACGCACGTGGCCATTTTGATGGGCGTAGCCGAAGTGCTTTCTTCCATGAAAGATGACCTCCATGGCACCGTGAAATTCATCTTCCAACCGGCTGAAGAAGGAGTCTTCGAGGAAGGAGTCTCTTCCTGGGGTGCCAAGCAAATGGTCGAAGAAGGGGTCATGGAAGGCGTAGATGCTGTCTTTGGCCTACATATCAATTCCCAAACGGAAGTGGGCAACATCAAATACCGCTCGGGGCCAGCCATGGCCGCAGTGGACAATCTCAAACTCACCGTTAATGGCCGCCAAGCCCATGGTGCCTACCCTTGGTCCTCTGTAGACCCTATCGTCACCTCCTCCCAAATCATCAATGCACTGCAGACGATTATCAGCCGAAATGTCAACATTACCGAAAACCCCGCCATTGTCACCATTGGTAGCATTCATGGTGGGGTGCGCCAAAATATCATTCCCGAAAAGGTGGAAATGCTGGGCACCATCAGAACTTACGGCAGCTCTCAGCAAACGCTCATCCACCAGCGGATCCATGAAATCGCTACCAAAACAGGTGAAGCAGCTGGTGCCAGTGTAGAGGTGAAAATTGACAAGATTTATCCGGCTACCATTAATGACCCTGACCTTACCGAAAAGATGGTAAATACCTTAAAGACAGTGGCAGGAGAAGAACATGTCATCTATCATGACCCTATCACGGGAGCAGAGGATTTTAGCTACTTCCAGCGGGAAGCCCCTGGACTGTTCATCTTCCTGGGCGGCATGCCAAAAGGCGCCGACCCCGCCGAAGTAGCCGCTCACCATACACCGGACTTCTTCATCGATGAGTCGGGATTATTACTCGGTGTACGTGCACTCAGCTACTTGACAGTGGACTATATGGGAATAAAGTGA
- a CDS encoding FAD-binding oxidoreductase, whose product MANYRLKILEITPVTHDVNRYKVEKPRGYQFTPGQATEVSLLIAGWEAEKRPFTFTNLPSDDHLEFTIKSYNDHEGVTKRLANLKVGDEVEIGDPWGTISFKGEGVFIAGGAGITPFISILRSLRKKNKVGKSVLVFANKTNDDIILYEELKAILGHKFINIISNQKDTAYDKGVIDKAYLKSKIADFEHQHFYVCGPPGFMKVVNGSLKELGADPSTLVFEQ is encoded by the coding sequence ATGGCAAATTATAGACTGAAAATACTGGAAATCACGCCGGTGACCCATGATGTCAACCGGTATAAAGTAGAGAAGCCTCGTGGCTACCAATTCACACCTGGTCAAGCCACTGAGGTAAGTTTGCTAATAGCTGGGTGGGAAGCAGAAAAGCGACCTTTTACGTTTACGAATTTACCCTCTGATGATCATTTGGAGTTTACGATCAAATCCTATAATGACCACGAAGGAGTTACCAAGAGATTGGCAAATCTAAAAGTTGGTGATGAAGTGGAGATCGGGGATCCTTGGGGCACCATTTCTTTTAAGGGAGAAGGAGTCTTTATCGCCGGTGGGGCAGGGATTACGCCCTTTATATCCATTCTTAGGAGCTTACGCAAAAAGAACAAAGTAGGGAAAAGTGTCCTTGTTTTTGCGAATAAAACCAATGATGATATCATTCTCTATGAAGAGCTGAAAGCTATTCTAGGACATAAATTTATCAATATCATTTCCAACCAAAAGGATACAGCTTATGACAAAGGGGTGATTGATAAAGCCTATTTGAAATCGAAGATAGCCGATTTCGAACACCAGCATTTTTACGTTTGCGGCCCTCCCGGCTTTATGAAGGTGGTCAATGGCTCCCTAAAAGAACTTGGAGCTGATCCTTCTACGCTGGTTTTTGAGCAGTAG
- a CDS encoding IS4 family transposase, with the protein MCNITLFSQIIKKIDRSIFKKLVKEKQTDKGCKGFDSWTHLVSMLFCHFAKSTSVRDISNGLRSATGNLNHLGIAKAPSKSSISYQNKRRDSDLFRDLYYSLLGSLGQQAAVKRSKLRIKVPVYLLDATVISLCLSVFDWATFRTKKGAVKMHTLLEYDGKLPVYVNITEGSVGDNKGAYDIPLEKGSVIVADRYYNDFPMLNVWDSKGVFFVIRHKGNLAFSTLEERELPETTAQHVLKDEEIELTNPQSKTKYKGRLRRVAVWDEENRQTIELITNNFAWAAQTIGDLYKSRWEIEVFFRDIKQLLHIKTFIGTSKNAVMIQIWTALITILLIKVMKATAKFGWHLSNLVAFIRLNIFVKIELQKWLDSPFTEPEKPPLKIVQGDLFAQTP; encoded by the coding sequence ATGTGTAATATTACATTGTTTTCACAGATTATTAAAAAGATAGACCGATCAATTTTCAAGAAATTGGTCAAGGAAAAGCAAACCGATAAGGGCTGCAAGGGATTTGACAGCTGGACGCATCTTGTCTCGATGTTGTTCTGCCATTTTGCCAAGAGCACCTCGGTAAGGGACATTTCCAACGGACTCCGGTCTGCTACCGGGAACCTTAACCATCTTGGTATTGCCAAAGCCCCCTCCAAATCAAGTATCAGCTATCAGAACAAACGAAGGGATTCGGACCTGTTCAGGGACCTTTACTATTCCCTACTGGGAAGTTTAGGACAGCAGGCAGCTGTCAAGAGGTCCAAACTCAGGATCAAGGTCCCCGTTTACCTGCTCGATGCCACGGTGATCAGCCTTTGTCTTTCGGTGTTTGACTGGGCTACTTTCCGTACCAAAAAGGGAGCTGTAAAGATGCACACCCTGCTGGAATATGACGGGAAACTCCCTGTTTACGTGAACATTACCGAGGGGAGTGTCGGGGATAATAAAGGAGCTTACGACATTCCCTTGGAAAAGGGCTCGGTGATCGTCGCCGACCGGTATTACAATGACTTCCCCATGCTCAACGTCTGGGACAGCAAAGGGGTGTTCTTCGTGATCAGGCACAAGGGAAACCTTGCCTTCAGCACCCTCGAAGAACGGGAGCTGCCCGAAACAACCGCCCAACATGTGCTCAAAGACGAAGAAATCGAACTGACCAACCCACAATCCAAAACCAAGTATAAGGGAAGGCTCAGAAGAGTGGCCGTGTGGGATGAGGAAAACCGGCAGACCATTGAACTGATCACCAACAACTTTGCCTGGGCGGCCCAGACCATTGGGGACCTCTACAAATCAAGATGGGAGATTGAGGTGTTTTTTCGGGACATCAAGCAGCTATTGCATATCAAAACCTTTATCGGAACCTCTAAAAATGCAGTAATGATCCAGATATGGACGGCTTTGATCACCATCCTGCTGATCAAAGTCATGAAGGCAACAGCTAAATTCGGCTGGCACCTGTCCAATCTGGTGGCCTTTATCCGGCTCAATATATTCGTGAAAATCGAACTGCAAAAATGGCTTGATAGCCCATTTACGGAACCCGAAAAACCACCCCTGAAAATAGTACAGGGGGATCTGTTTGC